A segment of the Arachis hypogaea cultivar Tifrunner chromosome 5, arahy.Tifrunner.gnm2.J5K5, whole genome shotgun sequence genome:
TAAGAGGCCTCATTCTCTCTACTCTTATTACTTAATGCTCCAACTGATGCTCATATTCTTGTGACTTCTCCTTTAGTTCTCCTTTATGATTTCTGCTTCCAACTGTGAGCACTGTATATCATATGTTTTCTTCATTGTTTCTAGATCTTTCGTTAGCCTAGCAATATCTTGGTTACTATGTTTCAATGCCTCTTCTAATTCTTACTTCTTTGTTGAAAGTTTTGCATTTTTTTCTAGATTATTCACCAGCTTAGTAACATCTTGATTAtcttttttgaatatttctatttCTTGTTTCATTGTTGAAATTTCCATGGTTTTATTCTCAAGATCTTTCATCAGCTTAGCAATATTTTTGTTACCATTTTTCAATGTTTTTTCTAATTCTCGGAGTACATTATAAATTTGTCTTAACTTAAGTTTATCTATGTATTCTTTTTGTTTGCCTTGAAGCAGGTTCTCTGACAAGCGGATATCTCAgagatttgaaataaattatttaGGGTATGTTCCTGTACCTTCAACTGTGACAGGTATTTCATTTGTCAAGAACCAATAAGTCTTGCACAAAATCTTTTTGAGAATTTACTTAGTATTTATTTATAATCTAAAGACCTATAAATTAAAGGCAAACCATTTCGCTGATCTATTTGTTCTATTACTCAAGTTGTTCTACCAACTTGAAATAGTAAAATTTAGGATTGttatgtacaaattaaattactgATTTGAACTTCAATTAGCACGCTTTTAAATTTCATTATATTGTCTcacctttttcttctcttttgataaAATTTTGGCACTCATTTTTTTTGGTAGGAGCAAGTGTATATATAAATCTTGTCCATAGAGTAAAAAAAGTAACTATTTTTTACTACtagtacataaaaataaattttgcattattattattattgtagttTTAGTGATTGAAATTGGATGGGAAGAATATGGTATGTCATTTTTAAGActgaaacattaaaaataaaaaggtcaATTGAAACTAGAGcttcttgcttctttttcttttcaatttatacactacaagaaacatcattaaaatcgacggccaaatcgacggctaagccgtcaataatattaaaatttgacgGCAAAATAGACGATAGAGGTGGTCGCTATTAAGCTTGTCgagttttttaaaattctaataaaatcgacggcttacctagccgtcgataataatttaataaaattgacaGCATTTCTGTCTATAACATAAGTTTGAGAATTTTACCTTCTTATTAAAATCGACAGCACTGCtgtcgatattattatataaaatcgacgcCATTTTcgtcgatatttgattcaataaaattgacAATATTTATGTCTATAATAtgcttaataaaatcgacaacgttgccgtcgatatttgattcaataaaatcgacacatttgccgtcgatttaattatttatataccgACAAATTCTGTGTCtatattttggattttttgtCTATTTCAAACTTAAAAAGCGATAACTCtgccgtcgattttaatagttatatgttttaattattttttctatttaaaaaatagtaaacaattaatgcaaataaacttttaaatatgatCATAACtactaattattatatatgtaaaaatttgaaatcaatttcaattttggaaaaAGATACAGCAAGCCAATCTCTCAAGAACCGTATGATTGGACAACAATATTTAAATTCTTGTAACTAATTAGCTACATGATGATAATAATCAAAGGAAAACTTCCCTGTTTGAATGTTTCTAATGCAATAGCATATCTAAAACTATTTGGcaactgaaataaataattataaattctttGAGGAAATATCAAATGGCTACTTTTGTGAACTTGGCAACAAAAAATCCACTAGTTTGTGATGTTAAGGGGTCAAATCTCCATGCTTTTTGGTATCCCGCCACTTTTACAAGCCCAATTTCTAGCACTGTTTATCTCTGCCAACTCTGGATAGTAAACAATCATTTGTCAaacaacagaaaaaaaaagagaaaaaatctcAACAATATCATATTAGATTATTAGTAATATATGGTTGATCCAGTGATACTACACAGTATGAAAACTTCTTTAGGGAATGTAGACGATAACAGTGTAAACTGTTAGAAATAGGCTCTGTAAAaaccttcaaatcttcaaagtTGTCACATATATTCTCAGATTATCCATATGATCAACTAGCATAAAGATAATCGAAATACCACCACTGACTTACCTGAACTTGTCAATCAAACAAGGTTGAGTGAAACCGAAACAGCAAGTAGAGAATTACTTCTGTCCGAAATTGATTTTACAAAAGTGCACAATGGTAGATTGAGAAACTTCTGAACTTATACAATAAAGAGATACAGATTTGGCACTTGCCATGTAATTGTGTGATGCCATTCTGGttgaaagcaaaaagcaaattgCATAATCCTCACACCTAAAGATAACAGAATTATCACATTAGTGGGAACAGTGCAAACAAGGAGACAAACCAAATGCGCTAAATTAACAATTTTTCAATTGATGACAGGGACTTTAAGCATTCGAGACTAGGAATAGCTATAACATGAACAAATACTATTCACATAATCTTATTATTCTTCAATCAATTAACTCAATTCAAGTGTTTTTATACCTTGCTGTCCAAATCTTCTTTGATCATTCTTGATTCTTCTTGTTCCATCTTCAGCTCCTCAATAGCTCTGCAGAACTCGGTGTTTAATGTCTCTGATACCTTTAGCCTTTTCTCCATTGCTAACAgttctacttctttcttcttaACCAGATTTTTTGAGTTTTCAATTTGATGACTTAAATGGAAACTTGTGTCTTTGGCGGCATAATatattaaaaagacaaaaaatagaaacaaaatatataacCGAGGGATAAATTGAGAGtgaataaagcaagaaaagaattgttGGCTCCATATAGATGCTTAACAAATAACTAAGATGTAGGAATGAATGAATATATAGAATAAATACCTGCATAACTCTCCCCTGCTATGTAAAAGTCCTTGTTCTATATGATGGGAACTTGAGGAACCAGTTGTGGAGAAAAGTGTAAGCATCATTAGCTGTTACAAACAAGTTACAAATCAAAGATATGCATGCATGTGTTTGCATGTAACAAATCAAATAGTATTAATTATGTTAAGTTTAAAGTAATGGACCTGTCATTTGATCACCCAATTGATCATAATCACTAGTTGTGTTTGAGTAGGAAAAGCCAACTCCAACAGGGGATTCCAGGAATAAGATGTTGGCTTCTTGGTTTTAAGACAAGTTATTAAATTTGAGTCCCTGCCCATCATAGTCCATTAAAAATGGACCAATCGCTTGTGTTGCTCCATATCCCACAGAAGAACATCCAGATCCTGCATGcaacaaattcaattaattacacatcatcatgattttaattatattatgattatgattaattACCTCCATTAAGCCATAGGACCAAAGGCTTATCATCTGGGTTGGTAATGGCCTCAAAGAACCAACAAAAGAGTGCTCTTCCATTGGTTTCATTGACAGTAACATAGCCAGCATAGTGCTCAAAATCCACAGCAGGTTGGCCAGGTAAGCCTCTCAcatcaccattattattattattatcatcttaCAAATGCCTTAACAAATAACAATCACTTGAAAATGGATATATCAGAAAAAACAGAAAGCATAGTAGATAATCTGTGTTCGTTAAGCCCATGAATGATGACCATAATGCCCCTGAAAGGAAAAGAgtagaaaataattaattcaaatgTGAAACAAAGCAACACAACTGCAGGTTGCAGAATACCCCTCTGTTTCAATGATCAAAATTTTCTTTCATATATCTTTGTCTAATACTATAATCCACAGAAGGTTGAATGGTTAAGAATACTTTTTCCAAATGATTATTATCTCGTAAAGCAAGCAAATCAATAAGAAATGAAGAAGTTGAATGGTTAAGAATACTTTTcccaattgcaaaatgaaaatctCTAGCAACCTTATTAATTTGAAGAGATCCATGAATATTGCATCCTTCACCTTCTTCATCCTTTACCCTCTGAACATACCCTTCTCTTTGACACTGATCAAACAAGTCCAAGTTCTCTGGCAACGCCCATTCCTTTTTGTTATACGCTTCTTGAACTTCTTCACAAGAATTACAATTGCCATTAGCACCATAACAAGAACTGCAATACTCTTCGTCGTACCCTAATCTGCCACCATGTATTTGTAAAGGCATCTGGATTCTTATAAAAATAAACAATGACTTATTTGGTTTGTAATAGAAATAATAACTATTTTCTTTGATAAACAAATTCaagattttattattatgattttggTCAGAAAACAAATTCAAGATTATCACAATAACCGCAATACTCTttctgttaaattttattttatctaatcaCATTGTAAAACTCTGACAAAGTAGTTAAGCTGAAGTAATGTGATGAAATGATTATGCTAATTAGGTTTAACAAATGCAAATTCagaattttatgataaaaatagtagatacaaaaattgcaaaaataaatataataatcaaaGGGAGACAGGGAGGAACTTACAAGAAACTGCAATGGCGACATGCTCTGGCATCGGGCTCACAGGGACGACAATCGGAAAAGACATTGTAACGACGagtctgtggaagaagaagaacttaCATGCAGAATCACAAATCACAATGTGatagagtgagagtgagagagagagagcgcgaGCTAGAGAGAGGAACTCACATGAAAAGGAGCGACAACGGGTTCGGCGGaggagaataagaagaagacgacGCTCTATGCTCAGGCAGAGGCCGGTGGGTTTTCTTAGgcatcaaagaagaagaagctctgTTCTCTGCCTCTCTATGTGACTATGATTCCATCTCTGATCTCTATTCTCAGGCGATGGACGAGAAGAAGAAGCCTTATCAACTCTGATTTTATGAAGGTATGGGGTTAAATTTGGGGAAAATGAGTGAAACGAAGGACGCGGGAAGCCAAACGCGGGagtgattttttttatgataaaaattgaCGGCTCTTTCCGTCgattttagttaaaataaaaatcaacatcCTAGTCGTCTATTTTATGTAATAAATCTATACCGTTCATCCAAGTTAGAAAAGAGATCTCTATCGTCTAAATTTATCGACGACAACAAATGtcgatattttaattattaaaataaacaacTAGTCCgtcaattttaaagaaaaaaatttaaccaCTCTTTTGTCGATAATGTGACGATAGAATTTGGAAGTTAGAAAGTTACCAAAATAATAGACGACATCTTcgttgattttaatattttattttagtaatctCTTTTTCATTTTATCGACAGCAAGCCGTCGAAAAATATCGATGGAAAACTTAAccgtcaatttttggcgtcgATAATTACATTGTTTCTTGTAGTGATACTTCAATAATTGGAATCTAGTTAAACTCAATCATCATGTTCCTATTAATTATCAAGTTATAAACGTACTTTGAAACAGCTATGTTTCCTCAAATATGGTTCAATCATATACTATTTGGTCTAACTGTGCAACAATTTTATATTGATAACTATTTTTTGATTCATAGATAGGTTATGATGAATAAATAACACTCATATTTTCATATTATGTTGACAATGGCAGCGAAAAAATTTGAGTGTTGTTTACAAGTGCTGCACATGTTCATTTGAAGCATATAGATTTCTCCAAGCACAACAGGAACCTTTCTCTAGCAAGGAAAGCTATTTTGCTATCTGGTCCTGGAGGTAcattaaattcaaataattaatCTTGTCCTGAAAATAAAGATGGTTTTCAGTTCTGTTTTGCTAACTACTTTTAAATTGAATGTTTGAACTATACCAGCAAATGCTTGaaataatgaaagaaagaaagcaattattggttatgaatttttTGAATAATATACAATTAATAGCTTAGAAGTTAGGTAAAGACAATTACAACCTTACAAGATGTACAAAATAATGAGTTAATCCTATGTATTCCATACTCAAATAAAGTCTTCATCACTTATTTTAATATATCtcttgtgtttttatgtgatctAATTAATAGGTCAGTTAGATTTTATATAACTTCAGTTCTGCAATTTTAATATATAAGAACATCACACTGATTCTTCAAGGCTGAAATATTAAACATAAAAAGGTCAATTGAACTTGAACTCCCGTTAGAGCTTCttgcttctatttctttttacatTATATTTCAGTAATTGGAATCTAGCTAAACTCAATCATCATGTTCCAATTAGTTATTAAGTTATTTACATACTTTGACACAGCTATGTTTCCTCAAATACGAAACCACATACATTTAGTTTAGGAACTAGCGGATAATTACTAATTAAACCATGTATCATCAAAATACTTATGTGaaagaagaaaagtaagaaaAATCCACCCTATTGTATATAAGCATATAACTATAATTAAATACTGGATGTGTTGTTCAACTTCTCCTTTATATATGTCATATTTTTACTATAGAATAATAATGACAGTGAAAATTATTGAGTTAGCATTTCAATAGATTTTGATACTTTCATTTTGGGTGTTTTCAAGTATAAAACTATCCTGTTTGTTATCCCTTTTATCCTTTTGATTTAcctatttctatttatatattgtTTAGTTTGCCAACTCATACATTATATTGTAAAACTAtattaatttctcattttattatttctcaaattaatataatattcccttttttatttttttttttaaggaaggaaaaaaatttttcatttcaaatttttggCATTGGACCCAGAGTTTCTTTCttccaataatattttttgaaagtaCAGAATTTTTCAATGAGTAAGCATCTTTCTCAAATAATTCTGTTAGCTGTGTATTATCATGGATACTAATAAATgtgttttctatttttccttttaaGAGTTATTCTCTCATTTTATATCAAGAAGTACGACTGAATCATATTATAGACtcccttaatttatttaattgttaattattaaCTTTTTTGGTGGtctgactttattttatgatGTTTTTGTCGTTCTATTATTTCATTAAATTAGAAATTGATAAGAGTTAGATTTCAAAGCCACGAGTTGGTGCAGAATATAGGAACGGTTTGACCAGATTCTTAGATTTTGCATTTGCCAATGCATCATCCAACGGGATGATACGTTGTCCATGTCTGAAGTGTGGGTTCGGCCTTTTACAAAATAGAGAGGATGTGTTCGATCATTTGTTGATAAACCCTTTCCCGTCTAATTATACATTTTGGATCCATCACGGTGAGAGATGCGTGGTAGAGAGCTCTAGTGGCGGACATGAAGATCAAACCGAAAGAAATTTCAATGCACTGATGCTTGTTATGGTCCACGAGGCATTCAACTTCTCATGACTTCACGGCGACGAAGAAGACTCAAAGAATGAACATGCTAGCACCACTGCGGATGAGTTGCCTTACTTATACAATGAACCTAGTCACGAGACCCGCAATTTTCATGACCTACTCGATGATGGGGAGCATGAGCTATACCCAAGAAGTTCAAAATTCTCTAATCTCTCTTTCTTGGTAAGGCTTTATCATATAAAGTCCATGTGCGGAATGAGCAATAAGGCCTTCGGAATGATATTGGAGTTGCTCAAAGACGCCTTTGAGCATGCACGAATTCCTAGCACTGTGCACGATGCCAAGAAAGTCATAAGAAAGCTCGGTCTCACATACAAGAAGATAGATACATGTCCAGACGACTGCATGCTATACCAGGGCAACGACCAAGAGCTTACCAAATGCAAATGGTGTGGGACATCGAGATGGAAGCATAAGACTAAGAAGAAATCTAGGGTGAGGATCAAGATGGTTGTTAAGAAGAACGGGAAACCGCAAGCGGCGAAGATTCTTCGTTACTTCCCCTTTATTCCACGATTGCAACGGTTATACATGTCTAGTAAGACAGCCGTTAACATGCTGTGGTATAAGAGAGGTCCTAACTCTGATGGTATGTATAGGCATCCAAGGGACGTCGAGGCATGGAAGTCATTTGACAAACGATATCCCGACTTCTCCGGTGATCTGTGCAGTGTTCGCCTAACCTTAGCTAGCGATGGCTTTAACCCTTTTGAAAACATGAGCTCAATTTGCCCGTGGTTCTTATCCCGTATAACCTACCCCCTGGATTTGCATGAAACTCACTTCGTTTGTCCTCTTTATGATTATTGCTGGTCCTAAAATACTTGGAAATGACATAGATGTTTACCTAGATCCCTTGATcaatgagttgaagcagttatggGTTGGTGTTGAAACTTAAGATGCAGTTGAGAAAAAAATCTTCAAGATGTATGATGCATTGATGTGGACAATAAGTGATTTTCCAATCTTGGGCAACTTATCTGGGTGGAATACATACAATGGAAGAGCCTGTCTTGTGTGCAATTTGGATGCTGAAACTAACCGGCTCACACACAGTCAAAAATGGTGTTTCATGGGCCATCATCACTTTCTGAATCATGAGCACAAATATAGAAAAGACCGGTACTCCTTTGATAGAAAGATAGAAGATAGAAGTCCACCTGTCAAATTCTCTGGTGGAGACATTGTTCGACAATTAGAGGATGTGCATGTCTAACTTGGCAAGGTGCAATCGGTTACGGGAAAAAGGACCCACGACAGCAAACTGCCGTGCAAGACGAGTCTCCTTGGAAGAAGAGGATTATATTCTTTGAGCTGTCATATTGGGAGAACAATGGATTGCGTCACAATCTTGAtgtcatgcacatagagaagaatgtgTGCGACAACATAATTTTCACCATACTAAACGAGAAAGGTAAGTCTAAAGACCACATTAAAGCTCGAAGAAACCTCCAGTCGATGGGAGTCAAGCATGATTTGTGGCCATGAGAAGACGGAAAGTACCCTATGCCATCTTTACTATGACCAATCCACAAAAGGAGCTCTTTCTAAGGACTATCAAGAACGTGTCTTTCCAGATAGATACTCTAGCAACATTTTCCACTGTGTTGACTTAGGACAGTGCAAGTTGTCGGGCTTGAAAAGCCACGACTGTCATATTCTAATGAAATATCTACTGCCAATTTCGTTAAGAAATGCATTGCCTGCCCCGGTGTCTTCTGTCCTAGCAGATTTATCATCCTTTTTTCGCCAATTATGCAGCAAATCCATAGACCCTCAACAACTTCCTCTCCTTCAGGATCACATGGTTCATACTCTGTGCCACATGAAAATgattttccctccttctttcttcacaGTCATAGTTCACTTGATAGTGCATCTAGTCGAGGAGGTGCGTCTCGGTGTCCCAGTGTATTATAGGTGGATGTACCCAATTGAAAggtaatcataaaaaaatttgtgtttatgtttttaatttcGGAAAATGACACGTGTTATATCCTCAAAGGTACCTATGTCATCTCAAGCAGTACGTGCGTAACAGATCACAGCCAGAGGGCTCAATTGCAGAGGAAACTTATCTGAAGAGATTCTCGTATTTTGTTAAAGGTACCTAGATAATGTCGAAAGTAGGATTAATCGACCAATGCGTGTTGACGATCGACCGTGTGATCTTATGCCTGATGAACGTGCAACCATGTACCGAGAGGTTGGAAAGGCTGTCGAGGCTGCTTCTTTTTACACTCTCACACCAACTGAAAAATTTCAAGCTCATCGTCACATTTTGGTCAATTGCCCGGCCGTGAAAAAATTCTTAGAGTAAGTGCTTTTGAAATTATGGACTTCAAATGATCTAATATAGTTGGAGATCCTTACCAAAAATTGTTGTGACCTATCCAGTGATTTTAGGGCCATCACAAAGAGAAAGTTACGAAGTAAAACAAGGTCCCAGTCTCATACAGACAGTGTTATACATAGAGAATTTCCTGAATGGTTCAAGTGTGAGGTGAATCCTGTTATCATTACTCCATTTCGTATTCAAATGGCGTCCTGTCGTTTGTATCCCAAGCTGATAAAACACGTAATTGTTCCGTGCCAGGTTCCATTGGGAAGCATCATACACCCGAACGAATTGTAGTGGCTTGCATGTGGGCCCAATGTTCAAGCTAGCTACTTTACATCTTACAACATAAATGGATTTAAGTTTAGAACTCTATCGAGAGAGGAAGGATTGAAAATCCAAAATGGCGGGGTTTATGTCACTTCTGACACTAGGAGTTATGCAAGCAAGCGCGACAGTAATGTTGCTATTGGTAgcgttgaagaactgaagattgatggtttagaagttataataaattctcgttgcaagtatagtttctaaaccaagcaaccaacctttcttacaaatgtgtggttgtcacaagtaacaaacccaataaaatttataaaccgaagtattcaaacctcgggtcgtcttctcaaggaattgcagggaggtgtgttttaaaattggttatggaaaacagtgttttggattttgaaaggggttttgagcaagagaaatgggttgcaaaaattaataaattaataacgaagaaatctcttggcaaggtatgaaaactggaagtcctatcctagttatccttatcaatggtgatgagaattatactttcgctcccactaagtcaacctctaactatgaaggtcagttaagtggacaaattaatttaacacctaaagtcctagtcaactccttaggaaagactagagttataggaaattaaatcaatcagcaaagatattaATTATCAaccacgatgagtttgacaactcaagagttaccaattaatcaactaaagccaatagtaaataatctaaattataaataggGAAAAACAATCAtgatatctgaaatacctcaaattatattgaatggagatgtcaattctaacatggaaaagttcataagccaattgggcaacataaatcatatacaaattaaagcttcagagtaaacaaaaatagaagagaaacataaattattgaacctggtacgAAGAAgcaatcctaatgactaaaagaaatcctaatcctaaaacctaagagaaaggagagaacctctctctctaaaaactacatctaaaacctaaaattgtgagtaatgattgaatgattgaatgaatgttctgattctgctccactcccagcctctaatatgtgtttctgggccgaaaactgggttgaaatgcagcCCATAATCTGCGCCAgcgacttctgaaattctgcagatcgcgcacgtcacgcggccgcgtcgtccacgcgatcgcgtcactcagcatttttcgtaccacgcgtgcgcgtcatccacgcatttgcgttgttcgtgcagcttccaatctgcACGGTCTCATCAggtacgcgaacgcgtcactctgatttcttctatttcgcgcggtcgcgtgagccacggGACTGCGTGACTtatcgctggtcatctcctcaattccttgtgttccttccatttttgcacgcttcctcttcattccatATGCTAtccttgccctatgaagcctaaaacacttaacacacagattacggcatcgaatggtacgaagaaaaatagaaatatacaactaaaaggtctttaagaagcaagttttcaatcatagaatatttttaggaagaaattgtaaatacatgcaaatcatatgaataagtgggcaaagacttgataaaaccacacaattaaatacaatatgaatcataaaatagtggtttatcaagcgtCTTGTATTACGGAAAAATAGTCGACATCATTGAGTTAAATTATAGCGGCCAATTCACAGTCTTCTTGTTTAGATGTATTTGGGCAAACACCACCTCTGGCAGAGGCATAAAACAAGACTCCTTAGGGCACACATTGGTCAACTTCTCTCATCCAATTCATACCGGTGCTCGAGAAG
Coding sequences within it:
- the LOC140184862 gene encoding uncharacterized protein, which produces MSNKAFGMILELLKDAFEHARIPSTVHDAKKVIRKLGLTYKKIDTCPDDCMLYQGNDQELTKCKWCGTSRWKHKTKKKSRVRIKMVVKKNGKPQAAKILRYFPFIPRLQRLYMSSKTAVNMLWYKRGPNSDGMYRHPRDVEAWKSFDKRYPDFSGDLCSVRLTLASDGFNPFENMSSICPWFLSRAIGYGKKDPRQQTAVQDESPWKKRIIFFELSYWENNGLRHNLDVMHIEKNVCDNIIFTILNEKGQCKLSGLKSHDCHILMKYLLPISLRNALPAPVSSVLADLSSFFRQLCSKSIDPQQLPLLQDHMVHTLCHMKMIFPPSFFTVIVHLIVHLVEEVRLGVPVYYRWMYPIERYLDNVESRINRPMRVDDRPCDLMPDERATMYREVGKAVEAASFYTLTPTEKFQAHRHILVNCPAVKKFLECIWANTTSGRGIKQDSLGHTLVNFSHPIHTGAREDDESYILVSETLLVYYMDDAVDQEWSVVVHVNPRDMFDIDEDIGQCCFELPPN